The Cloacibacterium sp. TD35 region TATCAGAAAGTTGAGCCAACTTAGACTGTACTTTTGCTAATTGCATAAGAGAGTAAGCCGCTTCTTGCATTCTAGCACCACCAGATTGGCAGATAATCATGTAAGGAAGTTGATGTTCTATACAATAATCTATAGCTCTTCTGATTTTTTCGCCCATAACAGAGCCTAATGAACCCCCGATAAACGCAAAATCCATACAAGAAATCACCATGTCTACACCATTTACATTTCCTCTTGCATTTCTGATGGAATCTTTAAGTTTTGTTTTAGATTTTACTTCTTTTAATCGGTCTGTATATGCTTTTGTATCTTTAAATTTAAGCATATCTACACTTTCTACATCAGGATGTAATTCTGTGAATTTCCCTTCGTCAAAAAGTATATCGTAGAACTCTTCGCTTCCTATTCTTACGTGGAAACCGTCTTCTGGAGAAACGTAATTATTTCTCTTAAGCTCGTCATGTTCTACAATCTTACCAGAAGGAGTTTGATGCCAAAGACCTTTTGGAACGTCTTTTTTCTCTTCGGTTCCTGTGGTAATATTTTTTTTCTTTCTTTTAAACCAATCAAAAGCCATAGTTATCTAATTTAAGGTTAAAATTGAGGTTTCGAATTTAGTGAAATCTTTGATTTTAGCCTAATGTATTTACGTTATTTAAATCTTCGAAGGCTTTTACTAATCTAGTAACGAAAGTTTCTTCCCCTTTTCTAATCCAAACTCTTGGATCATAGAATTTTTTGTTTGGTTTTTCTTCACCTTCAGGATTACCAATTTGAGTTCTTAAATACTCGATGTTAGAAGTCATGTAATCTCTAATTCCCTCTGTGTAAGCAAACTGAAGGTCTGTATCGATATTCATTTTGATAACTCCATAAGAAATCGCTTCTCTAATTTCTTCTAATGTAGAACCAGAACCACCATGGAATACGAAGTTTACAGGTTTTTCAGAAGTTCCGAATTTTTCTTGTACATATTTTTGAGAATTGTCTAAGATTTTCGGAGTTAATTTCACGTTTCCTGGTTTGTAAACACCGTGAACGTTACCAAAAGCTGCTGCAATTGTAAATTCTGGAGAAATTGCTTTTAATCTTTCATAAGCATATGCTACTTCATCTGGCTGAGTGTATAATTTAGAAGAATCTACATCAGAGTTATCTACACCATCTTCTTCGCCACCAGTTACTCCTAATTCTATTTCTAGAGTCATGCCCATTTTAGCCATTCTTTCGAAATATTTAGTAGAAATATCTAAATTTTCTTCAATTGGTTCTTCTGATAAATCTAGCATATGAGAAGAGAATAATGACTTACCATATGCTTTGAAGTGTTCTTCGCTGGCATCTAATAATCCATCAATCCAAGGAAGTAATTTTTTAGCACAGTGGTCTGTGTGAAGAATTACGGTAGCTCCATAAGCTTCTGCAAGGGTATGAATATGTTTAGCTCCTGCAACTCCACCTAGGATTGCAGATTTTTGATTTTCAGTAGTAAGACCTTTTCCTGCGTTAAATGCAGCTCCTCCGTTTGAAAACTGAATAATTACTGGAGCATTTAATTTAACTGCTGTTTCCATAGTAGCGTTTATGTTACTAGAACCCACTACGTTTACTGCAGGAAGTGCGTAATTATTTTCTTTTGCGTGTGCAAAAATTTCTGATACTAATGAACCTGTGGCAACACCTGCCGGAAATTTTCTGCTCATTTTCTTTTGTTTTATTATTGATTGTTAAGTATAAATTTCGAGATGTAAATTTAGTGAATTTTATGCTATTAATACTAATTTCTTTTGTCTTTACCCCAAAGGAGTTTTTGTCTTAAAGTTTTGAAAAAACTCAAGTCTTTTGGGTGCATTAAGATCAGTTGGAAGTCTGCTTTTTTTACCGTAATCACATCATCATTTTTCATATGATAGAGTCTAGAGTCTAGAGAAAGAGAATATTGTGGCACTCTGCTTTCTACTTTTAATGTAATTTCTATGTCATCTCTTAAAACAATAGGTCTTACGTTGAGATTATGTGGTGCGATAGGCGTAAGCGAAAGGATTCCGTTTCCTGGCGAAATGATAGGGCCACCACAGCTCAGTGAATATGCTGTAGAACCAGTAGGTGTAGAAATAATTAGACCATCTCCCCAATAATAGGTAAGAAACTGCTCATTAATATGCGTTTCTATAGTAATCATAGAAGTGGTTTCATTTCTAGAGATAGTAAGGTCATTTAGTGCATAAGGAAAATCAATAGGAGTGCCAGAAGAAGTCACTTTCAGAACGCTTCTCTTGCTCAAATTCATTTCTTTGGTGATGATTTCGTCTATGTGACTGAAGATTTCTTCTTTAGAAAAACTTGCCAAAAATCCTAATCTACCTGTGTTTACACCAATGATGGGAATTTCTAATTCCTTGATAAAGTTAAGGGCATTTAAAATGGTTCCGTCTCCCCCGAAACTGAAGAAAAAATCTATTTTTTGTTGTTTTACATCTTCATAGTTAGAAAAAGTGGAAAACTCTTTTGAAAATTCTAAATCTTTGAAGAGCTGTTCATATATAATGGCCTTTACACCTCTTTTGTTAAGTTCTGATATAAACTTACTTAAGTATAGAAATGTATCTAAGTCTTTTTTCTGTGAATAAATTGCAGCTTTCAAAATAAATCTTTTTAGAAACTCAAAAATACATTAAAATTCTAAATATTTTTGAAAATATTGATATCGGTCTTTGATGAGGTCTTCTTTTTCGTCGTTATAAAATTTATGAACTACGTGATATCCAAATCGGTCGAATGTTTCGTCTATTGAGCTTAGATTGTCATGGTTAATTTTCATGGTAACCTGTATTAGGTCTTCATTTACATGACTAATGAATGCTCCGTAAAATTTAGAGTTATTGCTCTCTACAATTTTGGCAATTTCGGTCATTGAAAACGATTTTAGGTTGTTTTCTACTGTTAAAACCGCTCCGTTTTCAGAAAACAAAGGATATTTCGATAGTTCATTAAAAACATCATCGTAAGCAATGTATCCTAGATATTCTTCGTTTTTATTGATAATAGGAATAATATTAGCATTAAAAGTATAGAATAATTTTACAGTATCTAATACGGTTCCGCCTTCTAAAATAGCAAATCGCTCTATATGAATAAGGAGTTCTTCTAAATTTTTATCAGGATTTTCTTCCAAAAATTCTTTGCAGATTCCTCCCAAAAAAAGGTTGTTTTTTTGTACAAATACATGGGTGAAACCAAATTCCGCTGCTATTTCTAGTGCTTCTTCTGCTGATGAATTGGCTTCAAAAGCGGGAAAATCTTTGGATATATATTCAGAAATTAACATGTTGCAAAGGTAATTAATTCTTATCAATCAGCTAAATGACGGAAATCATGAAATTTTTTCAAACAATTTTAAATTTTATTGAAAAAAAATTTTATCTTTGTCACCTTTCATTTTTACTTTTTATTAGATTTATTTCAAACTGCATTGCTTCTTAAGGAGTTATGCAGTTTTTTTATGCTAAAACATCAGCTTTTTTTCTTTCGTAGAAAAATTAATCCTCCCAGAATAATTGCACCACCTATTCCTTGTAAAAAAGTAAAACTTTCTCCGTCTATAATCCCCCAAGTTACCGCAACAATTGGCATTAATAAGGTAACGGTAGAAGCAAACAGCGGATTTGAAACGCTCATTAATCTATATTGCAACATCATGGCAAGTCCGGTTCCGAAGATGGATAAAGTAGCCACAAAGCCTAGTCCTATCATGTTTTCTCTTGTAAAAGAAAACTCGTGGAAGAAATTTGAGAAATATAAAGCCAATAAAGACGGCAAAAATAAAACATAGAAAAAAACAAAAGATGATAACAGCTTTGCGGGAATATAAGTAAGTTTAGCGCCTACGGTTGTGGTGCTTACGGCATACAAGAAAGCAGCGAAAAGCAATAGCGCTATATAAAATAAGTGCTCTATGTTATTATCATGCCCAGAACTCATCAATAAGACTACCCCGAAAAAACTGATGACAATTCCTAAAATTTGTCGAGTAGTAGTTTTAGTTTTCCAAAATGCAGCGCCTACGATAATCACAAAAAGCGGCATCGTAGAATTGATAATTCCGGCAATACTGCTGCTGACTTTGGTTTCCGCAATTGGGAATAAGAACATAGGAATAAAATTTCCACATAGTGCTGCAATAATCAGCCATTTTAGATGTGATTTAGGAAATTTTTTGATGTTCAATAAAGCAATCGGCGAGAGTAAAACCCCAGAAATAAGAACCCTAAGCGCTCCTACTTGATAAGGGTTAAAATGTTCTAGCGATTTTTTTATCAAGATAAACGAAGAGCCCCAAATCAGAGAGAGCAATACTAATAAAATCCATTTTTCTTTTTCAGGGTTCATACTTTTTTGATTTTTTTGGGCGCCAATTTCCTCGTTCCGCTCTCGCTTTTTTAAAATTGATGAATTTTAAAAAGAGCTCCGCTCAACTCGGGGCGCAATTTCTTTATTATTTTACGTTCTCGTTTGAGAAACTTTGTTTTAAAATTTTGAGAAACTCCTTTTTAGAAATTTCTGTAGCACCTAAAGAAGCTAAATGCTCAGTATAAACCTGGCAATCAATCAGCTGATAAAGATTTATATATTTTTCTACAAAATAAATAAAACCCGCTTTACTCGCATTGCTCACTTTGGCAAACATGCTTTCTCCGCAGAAGATGTGTCCTAAATCTACTCCATAAAAACCACCTACTAATTCATCATTTTCCCAAACCTCTATGCTTTTGGCTTTTCCATAGCGGTGAAGAGTGCTGTAAGATTTTATCATTTCATCTGTAATCCAAGTACCGTCTTGACCCTTTCTTTCAGCTGCTTGGCAGTTTTTCATCACTTCTTCGAAATATTTATTTTCAGTAAAAGTAAATTTCCCTTCTCGCAGAATTTTCTTCATGGATTTAGAAATTTTCAAATCTCTCGGAAATAATACGAATCTAGGATCGGGACACCACCATAAAATTTCGTCTTCGGGATTAAACCAAGGGAAAATCCCGTTCTGATAAGCAAACCAGATTCTTTCTGGAGATAAGTCTCCGCCCATTGCCAGTAATCCTCCTTCAAAATCATATAAAGCAGGGTCTGGAAAAGAAACTTCATCTGAATCTAGTAGAAACATATCTTTTTAAAAACGAAATCCTACTTATAAAGCAGGATTTCAAATGTATAAAATTTCTATTATTTTAGAAAGGTAAATCGTCATCTCCTTCGTCTGCGAAAGGATTTTCATTTGTAGTAGCTGGAGTAGCCACTGCAGATGGAGCAGCATAAGTAGGTTGAGCACCGTTATCTGCTACTTTTTCTAATCTCCAAGCGGTAATAGAATTGAAATATTTTACTTCACCTTGTGGGTTAGTCCACTCTCTACCTCTTATATTGATTCCTAATTTTACAGTTTCGCCTTCAGAAACATTATCTAATAAATTAATTTTATCTGATAAAAATTCTATTGAAATAGGCTGAGGATATTGTTCCTGAGTCAATAAAACCATTTCTCTTTTTTGAAAACCGCTTGCAAAAGTCTGGGTATCAAATATTTTCTTAACCGTTCCTTGTAATTCCATATCTATTAATCTTAAAGTTGTAAAAGTAATAAAAAGAGAAACAAAAATCTAATTTCTAAGTTTTTTTTTCAAAAAATTAAATTTTTCAAAAAAAAGTTGTGAAGATTAGGAAAAAGTTTCTATATTTGCACTCACAAAAAACGAACAAAGTTCTTTAAATACTAGCGGATGTGGTGTAATTGGTAGCCACGCCAGACTTAGGATCTGGTGCCGTGAGGCGTGGGGGTTCGAGTCCCTTCATCCGCACACGAAATAGAAATGCGAAAATAGCTCAGCTGGTAGAGCACAACCTTGCCAAGGTTGGGGTCGCGGGTTCGAATCCCGTTTTTCGCTCTCCATTTTGCCCTGGTGGTGGAACTGGTAGACACGCAGGACTTAAAATCCTGTGTCCGCAAGGACGTACGGGTTCAAGTCCCGTCTGGGGTACATTAAGAAGCCTTCTCAAAAGAGAAGGCTTTTTTGTTTTATAATATTTTCAAAAAAATTATTTTTTCTTAAAGGAATATAGGTAAGGTGCTTTATTTGCAGAGCCACTAAAAAGTTTTTCGTGTCTGTCTAATATGTTTAAACTGAGCATCTTACGCTGAAAATTGTTTCTTCTAAATGTTTCTCCTAAAATGGCTTCGTAAAGATTTTGTAAATCTTTCATCGTAAATTTCTCTGGCAGTAGGTTGCTTCCTACTATGTCATAGTCTAAGGTTTTTCTAAGATGTTCTAAGCCTTTTTCAATGATTTCTTTATGGTCAAAAGCCATATCTGGTAAATCATGTACATCAAACCAAGCGCATGTTTCATTAAAAGCATCTGGGAAAGTGTGTGAAAGTGTGTAATCTATTAGAGCATAATAGCCTATGGTAACGAATCGTTTATTGATCCAGTGGTCTTTACTAATTTCTATTCCTTTATTGGCTAATAATTGACGGTGAGGGTTGTTTTTTTCAGTTCTGTCTATTGCTCCGAATGCATAGAATTGTTGTAAATACACGTCTTCCAAATGGGTTCTTTCGTATAAAATTCTATGTGCAGCATCATCTAGGTGCTCATCTTCGAAAATAAAACCACCAGGAATTGCCCAGAGATTTAGTTCGTGATATTTTAGTAATAAAATTTTTAAAGATTTGTCGTGGAAGCCAAAGATGGCACAGTCTACAGATAATTGATTAATAAAGTTTTTGGTATTAATCAATTCTTGAAGGGTCATCTTATTTTTGGAGTCATCAAGTTTCATGATCGTTTTTTTATTTAATTCGAATGTTCTTTAATAGAAAAGAATGAAGAAATAACTAAAATCAAAATTAAGGGAATTGAAGCAAATAACAAGTAATAATGTTCTAAATTTTTTTGAAAAATATATGCAGTACTTATAGAACCTATAGAACCCCCTAAAGAAGTAAATAAAATGATGAAAGAAACCATTCTGCTTATTTTTTTTTCGGGGTACTTTGCTAGAAATTTAGAATTTAGCATAGGGTAAAGTGGCGCCATAAAAAACCCGATGAAAGGAAAGATGAACATCAATATTTTTGCTCCTATGTCATTTTCCTGACTAATGAAATATGCAGAAATAATTAAAATAATCCCTGAAACTAAACTAGCGAAGAAAATTTTCATGGGACTAAATTTATGTATGAACTTAGTCGTGACGATTCTTCCTAAAAATGAAAAAAAAGCTAAAAATGCAGAA contains the following coding sequences:
- a CDS encoding CBS domain-containing protein — encoded protein: MLISEYISKDFPAFEANSSAEEALEIAAEFGFTHVFVQKNNLFLGGICKEFLEENPDKNLEELLIHIERFAILEGGTVLDTVKLFYTFNANIIPIINKNEEYLGYIAYDDVFNELSKYPLFSENGAVLTVENNLKSFSMTEIAKIVESNNSKFYGAFISHVNEDLIQVTMKINHDNLSSIDETFDRFGYHVVHKFYNDEKEDLIKDRYQYFQKYLEF
- the fbaA gene encoding class II fructose-bisphosphate aldolase, giving the protein MSRKFPAGVATGSLVSEIFAHAKENNYALPAVNVVGSSNINATMETAVKLNAPVIIQFSNGGAAFNAGKGLTTENQKSAILGGVAGAKHIHTLAEAYGATVILHTDHCAKKLLPWIDGLLDASEEHFKAYGKSLFSSHMLDLSEEPIEENLDISTKYFERMAKMGMTLEIELGVTGGEEDGVDNSDVDSSKLYTQPDEVAYAYERLKAISPEFTIAAAFGNVHGVYKPGNVKLTPKILDNSQKYVQEKFGTSEKPVNFVFHGGSGSTLEEIREAISYGVIKMNIDTDLQFAYTEGIRDYMTSNIEYLRTQIGNPEGEEKPNKKFYDPRVWIRKGEETFVTRLVKAFEDLNNVNTLG
- the aat gene encoding leucyl/phenylalanyl-tRNA--protein transferase, yielding MFLLDSDEVSFPDPALYDFEGGLLAMGGDLSPERIWFAYQNGIFPWFNPEDEILWWCPDPRFVLFPRDLKISKSMKKILREGKFTFTENKYFEEVMKNCQAAERKGQDGTWITDEMIKSYSTLHRYGKAKSIEVWENDELVGGFYGVDLGHIFCGESMFAKVSNASKAGFIYFVEKYINLYQLIDCQVYTEHLASLGATEISKKEFLKILKQSFSNENVK
- a CDS encoding DMT family transporter, whose protein sequence is MNPEKEKWILLVLLSLIWGSSFILIKKSLEHFNPYQVGALRVLISGVLLSPIALLNIKKFPKSHLKWLIIAALCGNFIPMFLFPIAETKVSSSIAGIINSTMPLFVIIVGAAFWKTKTTTRQILGIVISFFGVVLLMSSGHDNNIEHLFYIALLLFAAFLYAVSTTTVGAKLTYIPAKLLSSFVFFYVLFLPSLLALYFSNFFHEFSFTRENMIGLGFVATLSIFGTGLAMMLQYRLMSVSNPLFASTVTLLMPIVAVTWGIIDGESFTFLQGIGGAIILGGLIFLRKKKS
- a CDS encoding NAD kinase; this translates as MKAAIYSQKKDLDTFLYLSKFISELNKRGVKAIIYEQLFKDLEFSKEFSTFSNYEDVKQQKIDFFFSFGGDGTILNALNFIKELEIPIIGVNTGRLGFLASFSKEEIFSHIDEIITKEMNLSKRSVLKVTSSGTPIDFPYALNDLTISRNETTSMITIETHINEQFLTYYWGDGLIISTPTGSTAYSLSCGGPIISPGNGILSLTPIAPHNLNVRPIVLRDDIEITLKVESRVPQYSLSLDSRLYHMKNDDVITVKKADFQLILMHPKDLSFFKTLRQKLLWGKDKRN
- the accD gene encoding acetyl-CoA carboxylase, carboxyltransferase subunit beta, whose amino-acid sequence is MAFDWFKRKKKNITTGTEEKKDVPKGLWHQTPSGKIVEHDELKRNNYVSPEDGFHVRIGSEEFYDILFDEGKFTELHPDVESVDMLKFKDTKAYTDRLKEVKSKTKLKDSIRNARGNVNGVDMVISCMDFAFIGGSLGSVMGEKIRRAIDYCIEHQLPYMIICQSGGARMQEAAYSLMQLAKVQSKLAQLSDKKLPYIAYLCDPTFGGITASFAMTADVIMAEPGALIGFAGPRVIRETIGRDLPEGFQTSEFIQEKGFVDFIVKRTEIKETVSKTVKLLMNK
- a CDS encoding DUF3127 domain-containing protein codes for the protein MELQGTVKKIFDTQTFASGFQKREMVLLTQEQYPQPISIEFLSDKINLLDNVSEGETVKLGINIRGREWTNPQGEVKYFNSITAWRLEKVADNGAQPTYAAPSAVATPATTNENPFADEGDDDLPF
- a CDS encoding NUDIX hydrolase — translated: MKLDDSKNKMTLQELINTKNFINQLSVDCAIFGFHDKSLKILLLKYHELNLWAIPGGFIFEDEHLDDAAHRILYERTHLEDVYLQQFYAFGAIDRTEKNNPHRQLLANKGIEISKDHWINKRFVTIGYYALIDYTLSHTFPDAFNETCAWFDVHDLPDMAFDHKEIIEKGLEHLRKTLDYDIVGSNLLPEKFTMKDLQNLYEAILGETFRRNNFQRKMLSLNILDRHEKLFSGSANKAPYLYSFKKK